Proteins encoded within one genomic window of Scheffersomyces stipitis CBS 6054 chromosome 3, complete sequence:
- a CDS encoding predicted protein (go_function protein kinase activity; ATP binding~go_process protein amino acid phosphorylation) has translation MTESNDPYILNETAALATTRAQLDSSRELKQWLAKSNCNHHYSKFIENGISFDLVPELDSNALRELGITKLGDRLRLELAINNLKAAKLANSISVEELYKVMNLQINQTIPESAILRNNESATNGDANVSMESMTLTHQTESTTSSTSSVAAANNNQSTRDSTKTATFIFQDGATKRVNVTGCFNAQSIKRKVLKKMGIKSLETEYDTYIHSSSANSGNSNNNTNNFNYNGSNIDANESPSLNLLFDVELVTICYSPERLEKHRIILCPKNEYPTDVAIEVSKRILAKYERYSNNKLLSLENLSQYHIPERRKDANKRPTLRNFFGQRPPSELISSNLAEYFPDTHQRDLEATVRNSVRYSVRLSRRFNIPSGMGAGGSSGSTMSINNTRQSIVSSNTISTHLAPSILSNEVPRRMSARTIGAVMVNNITAIDEAVNYSNADAQSIFSKPPSVYSSTSGTQDSKSIISSNSNGRYYGPNSHHRISIATSFSESGANNNRYSRIELVSVDSDSDDQDDIISEYNDEDTFNSLGHISEDGPKHWLKGARIGAGSFGSVYLGMNPFSGELMAVKQIPLPSKNNAEEAKKLMSEQQHELTLLKSLNHENIVRYYGASTDDEYLNIFLEYVPGGSVQTMLQSYGPFEEPLIRNFIRQVLIGLSYLHGEDIIHRDIKGANILIDIKGTVKIGDFGISKKVSSLEEDESHSSAKKDGRRASLQGSVYWMAPEVVKQTAYTKKADIWSVGCLIVEMFTGKHPFPEFSQMQAIFKIGTHTTPSIPEWCTMEAKDFLDKAFELDYNNRPDAIQLLSNSFLNPLIMSKR, from the coding sequence ATGACTGAGTCCAATGACCCCTACATATTGAACGAGACCGCTGCTCTTGCCACAACACGAGCCCAACTAGACAGCTCCCGTGAGCTCAAACAGTGGCTTGCCAAATCAAACTGCAACCACCACTACTCTAAgtttattgaaaatggcATATCGTTTGATCTCGTACCAGAATTGGACTCGAACGCACTTCGCGAATTGGGAATCACCAAGTTGGGAGACAGACTCCGTTTGGAACTCGCTATCAACAACTTAAAGGCTGCCAAACTAGCCAATTCTATCAGCGTTGAAGAACTCTACAAAGTAATGAACCTACAGATAAACCAGACGATTCCCGAATCGGCAATTCTTAGAAACAACGAATCGGCTACTAACGGGGACGCTAATGTCTCAATGGAACTGATGACTCTAACTCATCAGACAGAGAGCACTACCAGCTCAACTAGCAGTGTAGCGGCAGCAAACAATAATCAGCTGACCCGAGACTCTACCAAGACAGCCACCTTCATCTTCCAGGATGGGGCTACCAAGCGAGTAAATGTGACGGGATGCTTCAATGCCCAGTCCATAAAGAGAAAGGTTCTCAAAAAAATGGGCATAAAGCTGCTAGAAACGGAATACGACACATATATCCACTCATCAAGTGCCAACAGCGGCAACAGCAATAATAATACTAATAATTTTAATTATAATGGAAGCAATATCGATGCGAATGAGAGCCCATCcttgaatcttctttttgatgtCGAATTGGTTACCATCTGCTACTCGCCCGAACGGTTGGAAAAGCACAGAATAATACTTTGTCCCAAAAATGAGTACCCCACAGATGTGGCTATCGAAGTGTCCAAGCGTATATTGGCAAAATACGAACGTTACTCTAACAATAAACTCTTGAGTCTAGAAAATTTAAGCCAATACCACATCCCAGAAAGACGAAAGGATGCCAATAAGAGGCCTACGTTACGAAATTTTTTTGGCCAAAGACCCCCTAGTGAATTGATATCGTCCAATTTGGCCGAGTATTTCCCTGATACCCACCAGAGGGACTTGGAAGCTACGGTTCGCAACTCGGTGCGTTACAGTGTTCGTTTATCGCGCCGTTTTAATATTCCTTCTGGTATGGGTGCTGGGGGTAGTAGTGGTAGTACCATGTCTATTAACAATACCAGACAGTCTATTGTCAGTTCCAACACCATTTCAACTCATTTGGCTCCTTCTATATTGTCCAACGAAGTACCTAGACGAATGTCAGCAAGAACCATTGGCGCAGTCATGGTCAATAACATCACGGCTATAGATGAAGCTGTAAACTACAGCAATGCGGATGCGCAGTCCATCTTTAGCAAGCCTCCATCTGTATATTCTAGTACCAGTGGAACACAAGATTCAAAGTCTATTATATCATCGAACTCTAATGGCAGATACTATGGCCCCAATTCACATCACAGAATTTCCATTGCTACAAGTTTTTCGGAATCTGGTGCTAACAATAACCGGTACTCTCGTATTGAATTAGTGAGTGTAGACTCCGACTCTGATGATCAGGACGACATTATTTCTGAGtacaacgacgaagacACATTCAACAGTTTGGGGCACATCTCGGAAGACGGACCCAAGCACTGGTTGAAAGGTGCCAGAATCGGTGCAGGTAGCTTTGGCAGTGTATACCTCGGAATGAATCCATTTTCTGGAGAGTTAATGGCTGTAAAGCAGATTCCTTTGCCCTCTAAAAACAACGCAGAGGAAgcgaagaagttgatgctGGAGCAGCAGCACGAGTTGACACTTCTCAAGCTGTTGAACCATGAGAATATCGTGCGATACTACGGGGCCTCTACCGATGACGAATATTTAAACATCTTTTTAGAGTACGTTCCTGGTGGCTCAGTCCAGACAATGTTGCAGTCATATGGTCCGTTTGAAGAACCATTGATTAGAAACTTCATCAGGCAGGTGTTGATTGGACTCAGCTACTTACATGGAGAAGACATTATACACAGAGATATCAAGGGTGCAAACATTTTGATAGACATTAAAGGTACTGTTAAGATTGGAGATTTTGGTATTTCCAAAAAGGTTAGTAGTTTGGAAGAGGACGAATCCCACAGTTCTGCTAAGAAGGACGGCAGAAGGGCTTCTCTTCAGGGTTCTGTCTACTGGATGGCCCCAGAAGTTGTCAAGCAAACTGCATACACAAAGAAAGCTGACATCTGGTCTGTCGGATGCCTTATTGTGGAGATGTTTACGGGGAAGCATCCATTTCCGGAATTTAGTCAGATGCAAGCTATTTTCAAGATCGGAACCCATACTACTCCGCTGATTCCTGAATGGTGTACAATGGAAGCAAAGGATTTCCTTGATAAGGCGTTTGAGCTTGACTACAATAACCGTCCTGATGCTATCCAGCTTCTTAGTAATCTGTTCTTGAATCCGTTAATCATGTCCAAGAGATAG